From the Flavimarina sp. Hel_I_48 genome, one window contains:
- a CDS encoding murein hydrolase activator EnvC family protein has protein sequence MLSAQTEKQKQLERERQELLNQISQINKLRQTNKRQEINVLNQVEDLSQKIKAREDLIRVTNKQANLLTGEINKNLEKISALRDELEKLKQEYAALVLKSYKSKSSQSRIMFLLSSKSFTQAYKRVQYLKQYNNYRKKQGEQIQERAALLQETNRKLAAQKAEKEQLIAENKKEQAQLQEEKKQQDGLMATIKKKESTYAGQINSKQRAADRIDKEIDRIIREAIAASNKKTGNTSTTKGSTTTFALTPEARALANDFASNKGKLPWPVESGRIYKKFGTSRHPTLSNITTYNSGVEIETEPGSLARSAFKGTVFKIQSLPGANFAVYVRHGNYITVYQNLINLQVSVDQQIAVKQAIGAVAKDTFTGKTILKFVVYKDSERQNPAEWINSM, from the coding sequence ATGCTTTCGGCACAGACCGAAAAACAAAAACAGCTGGAGCGTGAGCGCCAGGAACTGCTGAACCAGATCTCTCAGATCAATAAACTAAGGCAGACCAATAAAAGACAGGAGATCAATGTGCTCAATCAGGTGGAAGATCTCTCTCAGAAAATCAAAGCGCGTGAAGATTTGATACGGGTAACTAATAAACAAGCCAATCTCCTTACGGGTGAAATCAATAAGAATCTTGAGAAGATATCGGCGCTACGCGATGAGCTCGAAAAGTTAAAGCAGGAATATGCAGCGCTCGTGCTCAAATCCTACAAAAGTAAAAGTAGCCAGAGCCGTATTATGTTCTTGTTATCTTCAAAAAGTTTTACCCAGGCCTATAAAAGGGTACAGTACCTCAAACAATACAACAATTACCGAAAAAAACAGGGCGAGCAAATACAGGAACGTGCAGCACTTCTGCAAGAAACCAACCGTAAATTAGCTGCTCAAAAAGCCGAAAAAGAACAACTTATTGCCGAAAATAAGAAGGAACAGGCCCAACTTCAAGAAGAGAAAAAACAGCAGGATGGTCTGATGGCAACCATAAAGAAAAAAGAAAGCACGTACGCAGGCCAGATAAATAGCAAGCAACGCGCAGCAGACCGTATTGATAAGGAAATAGACCGCATCATTCGAGAAGCGATTGCGGCATCAAACAAAAAAACAGGAAATACCAGCACTACTAAAGGCAGCACAACCACCTTTGCACTGACCCCAGAAGCACGTGCCCTGGCCAATGACTTTGCATCCAATAAAGGTAAATTGCCCTGGCCGGTCGAATCTGGACGCATTTATAAAAAATTCGGTACTTCGCGCCACCCTACCCTATCAAATATTACTACCTACAATAGCGGTGTAGAAATAGAAACCGAACCCGGAAGCCTTGCGCGGTCTGCGTTTAAAGGAACTGTTTTCAAGATACAAAGTCTGCCAGGTGCAAATTTTGCGGTTTATGTACGCCACGGTAATTATATAACCGTCTATCAAAATCTTATAAACCTTCAGGTAAGCGTTGATCAGCAAATAGCGGTTAAACAAGCTATAGGAGCAGTGGCAAAAGACACTTTTACCGGAAAGACCATCCTAAAATTTGTGGTTTACAAAGATAGCGAACGCCAGAATCCCGCAGAGTGGATCAATAGTATGTGA
- a CDS encoding DUF4292 domain-containing protein, translating to MKYTFSILFCFVLLLSGCKSTRTAVTPEDLASAKIIESHYDTHFDFNTLAAKLKVRYKDEHTTQGVSVSLRMEKDKTIWMSASILGISLAKAKITPDHVQYYEKIDGTYFDGDFELLSELLGTALDFKQVQALLLGQPIFELNKGGYNAIAGQQNYLVVPKKQRDLFSLFFYLDPQRFTMQQQRLQQKNKDRELTVSYSDYAAQNIGILPEEVLVRAKEGDKTTEIDISYRNVEVNEEVSFPFEIPGGYKEIEL from the coding sequence ATGAAATATACTTTTTCAATTCTTTTTTGCTTTGTGCTATTACTAAGTGGTTGTAAATCTACCCGTACAGCGGTCACTCCAGAAGACCTGGCTTCGGCAAAAATTATAGAATCGCATTACGATACGCATTTCGATTTTAATACCCTTGCCGCAAAACTTAAGGTTCGTTATAAAGATGAACATACCACACAAGGCGTAAGCGTGAGCCTGCGTATGGAAAAAGATAAAACCATATGGATGAGTGCCTCCATTTTAGGTATTTCGCTTGCAAAAGCAAAAATAACCCCAGATCATGTGCAGTATTATGAAAAGATAGATGGAACCTACTTTGATGGTGATTTTGAATTATTGAGTGAGCTTTTGGGTACAGCGCTTGACTTTAAGCAGGTGCAGGCACTTCTTCTGGGCCAGCCTATTTTTGAACTCAACAAAGGCGGTTACAACGCCATTGCCGGTCAACAGAATTACCTGGTTGTTCCTAAAAAACAGCGTGATCTTTTTAGTTTGTTCTTTTATCTGGATCCACAGCGTTTTACCATGCAGCAGCAACGTCTGCAACAGAAAAACAAGGATAGGGAACTTACTGTTTCCTATAGTGATTATGCAGCTCAAAATATAGGCATCTTGCCAGAAGAGGTTTTGGTACGTGCAAAAGAAGGCGACAAAACTACAGAAATAGATATCTCCTACCGCAATGTAGAGGTCAATGAAGAGGTAAGTTTCCCTTTTGAAATACCTGGCGGTTATAAAGAAATTGAACTTTGA
- a CDS encoding glycerophosphodiester phosphodiesterase, protein MSLIRPLEVMAQFHDNVVIAHRGAWKKNQYPENSIAALREAIKLGCHGSEFDVHMTSDNVLVVNHDAEFYGLDIATSTYNELLALKHPNGEKIPTVEEYLTEGMKQDKTKLIFEIKSSEVDKERTLELTKLSVALVHHLKAQKWVEYICFDFDAGAYVHELDPNAHIAYLNGDKTPEEVKEAGYTGLDYHFSVYEKNRHWIKDAHELGLSINAWTVNKPEDMKRLLDQNAEFITTNEPELLFEILEKRKNQE, encoded by the coding sequence ATGTCTTTAATACGTCCGCTGGAAGTTATGGCACAATTTCACGATAATGTTGTTATTGCCCACAGGGGCGCATGGAAAAAGAACCAATATCCAGAAAATTCAATAGCCGCGCTTAGAGAAGCTATTAAACTGGGTTGTCATGGTTCAGAATTTGATGTTCATATGACGAGCGATAACGTGCTTGTAGTGAATCATGATGCTGAATTTTACGGTTTGGATATAGCGACTTCTACTTATAACGAGCTGCTGGCTCTAAAACATCCCAACGGGGAAAAAATACCTACCGTTGAAGAGTATCTTACCGAAGGAATGAAGCAGGATAAAACAAAGCTCATTTTTGAAATAAAATCTTCAGAAGTTGATAAAGAACGCACTTTAGAACTTACAAAATTGTCTGTTGCGTTAGTGCATCATCTAAAGGCCCAAAAGTGGGTAGAATATATCTGTTTTGATTTTGACGCGGGAGCATATGTACATGAACTCGATCCCAATGCGCACATTGCTTATTTAAATGGTGATAAAACACCAGAGGAAGTTAAAGAAGCAGGTTATACCGGCCTTGATTACCATTTTAGTGTGTATGAAAAAAATCGGCACTGGATTAAAGATGCCCATGAACTGGGACTCAGTATCAATGCCTGGACCGTAAACAAACCAGAAGATATGAAGCGTTTGCTAGACCAGAATGCTGAATTTATCACCACAAACGAGCCCGAATTGTTATTTGAGATTCTCGAGAAACGGAAAAATCAAGAATAG
- a CDS encoding tetratricopeptide repeat protein — MRNLLLLFGLLWLTVPMHAQEDPALKEVNIDDLGNVTDKFQESFFEALKQKAIENYDRAITALDVCIALRPKEAILYFEKGKNMALSGKTEGAEYNYLKALKLKPKQRDVMESLYEVYYAKQNFQKSIDLVKQLISFDPQYKEDLARIYIRTKEFDKALALLDELDNEMGKDTYRDQMRRQAYALSGGDLEEQAIRERIKSNPDSEQNYLNLIYVFSEQGETQKAYETAQKLLDINPKADAAHLALYKFNLDKGNIEEAVRSMDKVLRSTSIEVKAKHSVLNDFLLFVEEHPEFENELEQAVALFSEKEKIDVNQELAGYYLKNDDKEKALDYYLNAYQSEPEDFNVIKNLMILQLEALKFQETVKLAQEGQDLYPSQPIFYLISGVANNSLENYTAAIQDLEIGIDYVIEDPTMKSDFYTQLGAAYEKSGNPTKGAEYKKRATQLMQ, encoded by the coding sequence ATGCGTAATCTACTTCTTTTATTTGGTTTGCTTTGGCTTACCGTTCCCATGCATGCGCAAGAAGATCCTGCGCTTAAAGAAGTGAATATTGATGATCTGGGCAATGTGACAGATAAATTTCAGGAATCGTTTTTTGAAGCTTTAAAACAAAAAGCGATCGAAAATTATGACCGTGCGATTACCGCGTTGGATGTCTGTATTGCCCTTCGTCCCAAAGAAGCTATTCTCTACTTTGAAAAAGGGAAGAATATGGCACTTTCTGGAAAAACGGAAGGCGCAGAATATAATTACTTAAAAGCGCTGAAATTGAAGCCTAAGCAGCGCGATGTGATGGAAAGTCTTTACGAAGTGTATTATGCGAAGCAAAATTTTCAAAAGTCCATAGACCTTGTAAAGCAGCTTATTTCTTTTGATCCGCAGTACAAAGAAGACCTTGCACGCATTTATATACGTACTAAAGAATTTGATAAAGCGCTTGCGCTACTGGATGAGCTTGATAATGAAATGGGTAAAGATACCTACAGAGACCAGATGCGGCGTCAGGCTTATGCGCTAAGCGGTGGCGATCTTGAAGAACAGGCCATTAGAGAGCGTATCAAGTCCAATCCTGATTCTGAACAAAATTACCTTAACCTTATCTATGTATTCAGTGAGCAGGGCGAGACGCAAAAAGCGTATGAAACTGCCCAAAAATTACTGGATATCAATCCCAAAGCAGATGCCGCGCACCTTGCTCTTTATAAATTCAACCTGGATAAAGGCAATATAGAAGAAGCAGTACGTTCTATGGATAAAGTGCTCAGGAGTACTTCTATTGAAGTGAAGGCGAAGCATAGTGTGCTCAATGATTTTTTGCTCTTTGTGGAAGAACATCCCGAGTTTGAGAATGAACTTGAGCAGGCAGTAGCCCTTTTCAGCGAAAAGGAAAAAATAGATGTCAATCAGGAGTTGGCGGGTTATTATCTTAAAAACGATGATAAGGAAAAAGCGCTTGATTATTACCTCAACGCCTATCAAAGTGAGCCCGAAGATTTTAATGTGATCAAAAACCTCATGATTTTACAATTGGAAGCCCTGAAGTTTCAGGAAACGGTAAAACTGGCTCAGGAAGGTCAGGATCTCTATCCCAGCCAGCCTATCTTTTATTTGATTTCGGGTGTGGCTAATAACAGTTTGGAAAATTACACGGCTGCCATTCAGGATCTTGAAATAGGTATTGATTATGTAATTGAAGACCCTACAATGAAAAGTGATTTTTATACGCAACTAGGTGCTGCTTATGAAAAATCTGGAAATCCCACTAAAGGCGCTGAATATAAAAAACGCGCTACCCAATTGATGCAATAA